A single Flavobacterium sp. 1 DNA region contains:
- a CDS encoding SDR family oxidoreductase, whose product MKTDFLLNDKVIVVTGATGILGGAFVKGIAEAGATVGILGRNEKIANERVKAIVDKGGKAIALIADVTKEADLVVARELVLSKYGKIDGLVNAAGGNMPDAVVQPDQDIFKLNMDALQQVMNLNLFGTLLPTQIFGEAIKDTVGRGSIVNISSVSTVAAMTKVLGYSLAKSAIDSYTKWFAVELAKRYGDKIRMNSIAPGFFLTEQNRTLLTNTDGSLTERGNLVIQNTPYGRFGSPDELVGGLVWLLSDASKFATGSKITLDGGFTIFSGV is encoded by the coding sequence TTGAAAACAGATTTCTTATTAAATGATAAAGTTATTGTTGTTACAGGGGCTACAGGAATTTTAGGAGGAGCTTTTGTGAAAGGAATTGCCGAGGCTGGAGCAACAGTTGGCATCTTAGGCAGGAACGAAAAAATAGCTAATGAACGAGTAAAGGCTATTGTTGATAAAGGAGGAAAAGCAATTGCTTTAATTGCTGATGTTACCAAAGAAGCAGATTTAGTTGTTGCTCGTGAGCTGGTTCTTTCTAAATATGGAAAAATTGATGGTTTGGTTAATGCCGCTGGCGGGAATATGCCCGATGCAGTAGTACAGCCCGATCAAGATATTTTTAAATTGAATATGGATGCTTTACAGCAAGTAATGAATCTTAACTTGTTTGGAACGCTTTTGCCTACTCAGATTTTTGGAGAAGCCATAAAAGATACTGTTGGTAGAGGAAGTATTGTAAATATTTCTTCGGTATCCACAGTGGCGGCAATGACAAAAGTACTAGGATATAGTTTGGCAAAATCAGCCATTGATTCTTATACTAAATGGTTTGCTGTAGAACTTGCTAAACGTTATGGCGATAAAATTCGTATGAATTCAATTGCGCCAGGCTTTTTCTTGACAGAACAAAATAGAACTTTATTGACCAATACGGACGGAAGTTTGACTGAAAGAGGAAATTTGGTAATTCAAAATACTCCTTACGGCCGCTTCGGCAGTCCAGATGAATTAGTTGGAGGATTGGTTTGGCTGTTGAGTGATGCATCTAAATTTGCAACTGGATCAAAAATTACTTTAGATGGAGGTTTTACAATTTTTAGCGGAGTTTAA
- the uxuA gene encoding mannonate dehydratase, producing the protein MKQTWRWFGPNDPVSLSYIKQAGATGVVSALHHVPHGEVWTIAEINKRKAEIEESGLVWDVVESITVHESIKTRTGNFQEYIDKYKESIRNVAACCIPVITYNFMPVNDWTRTQLDYRMPDGSEALYFNWIDLAIFDIYILKRENAEKSFPENIVTKAKERFVAITEQRLQEIADTVMFGIPGEKKITVEWMRNALKAYDNIDRDALRSNLSYFLNEICPVADECGVQLAIHPDDPPFDILGLPRIVNSIEDYDYILSNAPYKSNGICFCTGSLGASKANDLPEMVKKLDDKIHFIHLRNVRSDEEGNFFEADHLDGNTDMYAVMKELLLIQKKYKISIPFRPDHGHQMLDDLGKQNNPGYSAIGRLRGLAELRGLEEGIIRSL; encoded by the coding sequence ATGAAACAAACGTGGAGATGGTTTGGACCAAATGATCCCGTAAGTTTATCCTATATCAAACAGGCAGGTGCAACAGGAGTGGTATCAGCGTTGCATCATGTTCCTCATGGTGAAGTTTGGACAATAGCAGAAATCAATAAAAGAAAAGCTGAAATTGAAGAATCTGGTTTAGTATGGGATGTGGTAGAAAGTATCACAGTACATGAATCCATTAAAACCAGAACAGGAAATTTTCAGGAATATATCGATAAATACAAAGAAAGTATCCGTAATGTAGCAGCTTGCTGTATTCCGGTAATCACCTATAATTTTATGCCGGTAAACGATTGGACTAGAACGCAATTGGATTACAGAATGCCAGATGGGTCAGAAGCTTTGTATTTTAACTGGATTGATTTGGCAATTTTTGATATTTATATTTTAAAAAGAGAAAATGCCGAGAAAAGTTTCCCTGAAAATATTGTAACCAAAGCCAAAGAACGTTTTGTTGCTATTACTGAGCAAAGATTACAAGAAATAGCAGATACAGTGATGTTTGGAATTCCTGGAGAAAAAAAGATAACTGTAGAGTGGATGCGCAATGCATTGAAGGCCTATGACAACATTGACAGAGATGCTCTAAGAAGTAATCTGAGTTATTTTTTAAACGAAATCTGTCCCGTTGCTGATGAATGCGGCGTGCAGTTAGCCATTCATCCAGACGATCCTCCATTTGATATTTTAGGCTTGCCAAGAATTGTTAACTCAATAGAAGATTATGATTATATCTTGTCTAATGCGCCATATAAATCAAACGGAATTTGTTTTTGCACGGGTTCTTTAGGTGCTTCAAAAGCAAATGATTTACCCGAAATGGTTAAAAAATTAGATGATAAAATTCATTTTATACATTTAAGAAATGTTCGCAGCGATGAAGAAGGAAACTTTTTTGAAGCCGATCATTTAGATGGAAATACCGATATGTATGCGGTAATGAAAGAATTATTACTGATTCAGAAAAAATACAAAATTTCAATTCCGTTCCGTCCCGATCACGGACACCAAATGTTAGATGATTTAGGTAAACAGAATAATCCTGGATATTCGGCAATTGGGAGGCTTAGAGGATTAGCAGAATTAAGAGGTTTAGAAGAAGGAATTATCCGTTCATTATAA
- a CDS encoding DUF3857 domain-containing protein: MTYRFFSAITIFLLFTTTLLFSQKPDYSALTISDSLKENANAIVRLNQTDILIASQRSMNIKKIRIVTVLNEKGLEAIGAVAGYDKRSKIRNIEATVYDAFGKEIKKIKKGDFRDVSAADGYSIFSDDRIIFTNYTPIQYPFTFVYESEFETSTTAHIPTWNPISNYFVSIEKSIINVTYPSILGFKKKEFNFSNYKIKKTIDNETQLSYLATNIFAQKYEANSPESKIFPKVMMGLESFNLEGVDGTAKNWKEYGQWFSENILKGTDNLTDETKVKIKSLVGDETDPIKKAKIVYKYMQEKSRYISIQVGIGGFKPMLASDVDRLGYGDCKALSNYTRALLEVVGVPSYYTELFGDSDIENIQSDFTSLQGDHVILCVPNGEEKIFLECTSQNNPFGYQANFTDDRDVLIIKPDGGEIVHTKIYEDKSNSQISKGTYEISEKGDFGGKITIVSEGSQYSKAKIENWQPTDKEEHYKNYWNNINNLKIGKMSFSNDKENIRFTENITISAVNYGNVSANKMMFALNAFNPLTQSVKRIRNRKNPLEIQRGSVDVDEIEIAIPANFSIEFLPANVEINGKFGEYKTEIIKKDNVTIVYKRKFFLKKGLYTNKEYDEFRLFMEQISRNDNAKIILTKS; this comes from the coding sequence ATGACCTACAGATTTTTTTCAGCGATAACTATTTTTTTGTTATTTACTACAACTCTGCTTTTTTCTCAAAAACCTGATTACAGTGCTCTGACTATTTCCGACAGTCTCAAAGAAAATGCTAATGCTATTGTTCGTTTAAACCAAACGGATATTTTAATTGCCTCTCAGCGCAGCATGAATATCAAGAAAATAAGAATAGTTACGGTGCTTAATGAAAAAGGCCTTGAAGCCATAGGAGCAGTCGCTGGTTATGATAAAAGGTCGAAGATTAGAAACATAGAAGCAACCGTTTATGATGCTTTTGGAAAGGAAATTAAAAAAATAAAAAAAGGTGATTTTAGAGACGTTAGTGCAGCAGATGGATACTCTATTTTTTCTGATGATCGAATTATTTTTACAAATTATACACCAATACAGTATCCTTTTACTTTTGTTTATGAAAGTGAATTTGAAACTTCAACTACGGCACATATACCAACTTGGAATCCAATTTCTAATTATTTTGTTAGTATAGAAAAAAGCATCATAAACGTAACTTACCCTTCTATTCTTGGTTTTAAAAAGAAAGAGTTTAATTTTTCTAATTATAAAATCAAAAAAACAATAGATAATGAAACTCAACTTTCTTATTTGGCTACAAATATTTTTGCTCAAAAATATGAAGCAAATAGTCCAGAGTCAAAAATTTTCCCAAAAGTGATGATGGGATTGGAAAGTTTTAATCTTGAAGGTGTTGATGGAACCGCTAAAAATTGGAAGGAATACGGACAATGGTTCTCCGAAAACATTTTGAAAGGAACAGATAATCTAACTGATGAAACCAAAGTCAAAATTAAATCGTTAGTTGGAGATGAAACCGACCCAATAAAAAAAGCAAAAATTGTGTATAAATATATGCAAGAAAAATCTAGATATATTAGTATTCAAGTTGGTATTGGCGGGTTTAAACCAATGCTTGCTAGTGATGTTGATAGATTAGGTTATGGCGATTGTAAAGCACTGTCCAACTATACTAGAGCATTATTGGAAGTTGTTGGCGTTCCATCATATTATACCGAATTATTTGGAGATAGTGATATAGAAAATATACAATCAGATTTTACATCTCTACAAGGCGATCACGTTATTTTATGTGTTCCAAATGGGGAAGAGAAAATATTTTTAGAATGTACTAGTCAAAATAATCCTTTTGGTTACCAAGCTAATTTTACTGACGATAGAGACGTATTGATTATAAAGCCGGATGGTGGAGAAATTGTTCATACAAAAATCTATGAAGATAAATCTAATAGTCAAATTAGTAAAGGAACTTATGAAATTTCTGAAAAAGGAGATTTTGGAGGGAAAATTACGATAGTATCAGAAGGTTCACAGTATAGTAAAGCGAAAATTGAAAATTGGCAACCTACAGACAAAGAAGAACATTATAAAAATTATTGGAATAATATTAATAATTTAAAAATAGGAAAAATGTCATTTTCGAATGACAAAGAAAATATTCGATTTACTGAAAATATTACAATAAGTGCTGTCAATTACGGAAACGTATCTGCTAACAAAATGATGTTTGCTCTAAATGCTTTTAATCCATTAACTCAAAGTGTAAAACGAATTCGAAACAGAAAGAATCCGTTAGAAATTCAAAGAGGATCTGTAGATGTAGATGAAATCGAAATTGCTATACCAGCTAATTTTTCAATTGAGTTTCTTCCAGCTAATGTTGAGATTAACGGGAAATTTGGGGAATATAAAACTGAGATTATAAAAAAAGATAATGTGACTATCGTTTACAAGCGAAAATTCTTTTTGAAAAAAGGATTGTATACCAATAAAGAGTACGACGAATTTCGTCTTTTTATGGAGCAGATTTCTAGAAATGATAATGCTAAAATAATTTTAACCAAAAGCTAA
- a CDS encoding DUF3857 domain-containing protein, whose amino-acid sequence MKIKYLTFLFLIALFCSNVNAQEFKLGKVSIAELEQKVHPKDSAAVAAILFKKGQTSFVFSENEGFIVVLEVTMRIKIYKKEGYNWANKQVAFLVGNGTSKEKVAFSDAVTYNLVAGKIEKTKLKSEGEFTEKVNKYWNRKKITLPNVKEGSVLEYKYEIRTDNIGMLREFDFQTDIPVNYSEYITHIPEYFVYNTKLKGFISPKITTEKSNQSITINSKERSGGGWTASSTNFTTDKIDYLQTKTTYVIENAPAMKDEAFVNNIDNFTTSLVQELSMTQYPNRPIKPYSTDWNSVAKTIYEYDDFGPELNKTGYFEEDLKAVIAGLSSQDEIITAILNYVKATVKWNENYGYSCDEGVKKAYKDKVGNVAEINLMLTAMLRTAGLKANPVLVSTRSNGISIFPNRTAYNYVIAAVETPQGIILLDATNKYSTPNVLPFRDLNWIGRLIRKDGSSDEVDLMPKMASTDHVTMLYAIDAIGKITGKLRRQRTAHNAMSFRSKIENVKEEDYLEKLENENQKIEIADYSRTNEKDLKLPIMETCSFTGTNLCEVIGEKIYINPLLFFTKEHNPFNKETREYPIDYGFPFIESYNINIDIPEGYVVETLPKSAQLNMEENIGGFKFRANASGNKIQLIISHQINTPIISSEYYSMMKDYYQGMITKQTEKIVLKKV is encoded by the coding sequence ATGAAAATCAAATATTTAACTTTTCTGTTTCTTATTGCCCTATTTTGTTCCAATGTAAATGCTCAAGAATTTAAATTAGGAAAAGTCTCCATAGCAGAATTAGAACAAAAAGTGCATCCGAAAGATTCAGCTGCGGTAGCTGCCATATTGTTCAAAAAAGGACAAACCAGTTTTGTATTTTCAGAAAACGAAGGGTTTATTGTAGTTTTAGAGGTTACCATGCGTATTAAAATCTATAAAAAAGAAGGATATAATTGGGCAAATAAGCAGGTAGCCTTTTTAGTCGGAAATGGTACTAGTAAAGAAAAAGTTGCCTTTTCAGATGCAGTAACTTATAATTTAGTAGCAGGTAAAATAGAAAAAACAAAGCTTAAAAGTGAGGGCGAATTCACAGAAAAAGTTAATAAATATTGGAATAGGAAGAAAATAACTTTGCCGAATGTAAAAGAGGGTTCTGTGCTAGAATACAAATATGAAATACGAACAGATAATATTGGAATGTTGAGAGAATTTGATTTTCAAACAGATATTCCTGTAAATTATTCAGAATATATAACTCACATACCCGAATACTTTGTATATAACACTAAATTAAAAGGTTTTATCTCTCCAAAAATCACAACAGAAAAATCGAATCAGTCCATTACTATTAATAGCAAAGAAAGATCTGGAGGAGGATGGACTGCTAGCAGTACTAATTTTACAACGGATAAAATTGATTATCTTCAAACAAAAACAACCTATGTTATCGAAAATGCTCCTGCTATGAAAGACGAGGCATTTGTAAATAATATTGACAATTTTACTACCAGTTTGGTTCAGGAATTATCGATGACACAATATCCAAATAGACCTATTAAGCCTTATTCTACAGACTGGAATTCTGTTGCAAAAACTATTTATGAATATGATGATTTTGGACCAGAGTTGAATAAAACCGGATATTTTGAAGAGGATTTAAAAGCAGTTATTGCAGGTTTGTCATCTCAAGATGAAATTATTACAGCGATTTTAAATTATGTAAAAGCTACTGTGAAATGGAATGAAAATTATGGTTATTCTTGTGATGAGGGTGTTAAAAAAGCTTACAAAGACAAAGTAGGAAACGTAGCCGAAATTAATTTAATGCTTACTGCAATGTTGCGTACTGCGGGCTTAAAGGCAAATCCTGTATTAGTGAGTACCCGATCTAACGGAATTTCAATTTTCCCTAATAGAACTGCATACAACTATGTGATTGCTGCAGTCGAAACACCTCAGGGCATAATACTATTGGATGCTACAAATAAATATTCTACTCCAAATGTATTGCCATTTAGAGATTTAAACTGGATAGGAAGATTAATTAGAAAAGACGGGTCATCTGATGAAGTCGATTTAATGCCAAAAATGGCTTCAACTGATCATGTAACAATGTTGTACGCTATTGACGCAATAGGGAAAATTACAGGAAAATTAAGAAGACAGAGAACCGCTCATAATGCAATGAGTTTTAGGTCGAAAATTGAGAATGTAAAAGAAGAAGACTATCTGGAAAAGCTGGAAAATGAAAATCAAAAAATTGAAATTGCAGATTATTCCAGAACTAACGAGAAGGATTTGAAATTACCCATTATGGAAACCTGTTCTTTTACCGGAACTAATTTATGTGAAGTTATAGGGGAAAAAATATACATTAATCCATTATTGTTTTTTACCAAAGAGCATAATCCTTTTAATAAAGAAACCAGAGAATACCCTATTGATTATGGTTTTCCATTTATAGAAAGTTACAATATTAATATTGATATTCCTGAAGGATATGTTGTAGAGACATTGCCAAAATCGGCTCAGTTAAATATGGAAGAAAATATAGGCGGATTTAAATTTAGAGCAAATGCTTCTGGAAATAAAATACAGCTGATTATTTCCCATCAAATAAATACTCCAATCATATCTTCAGAATATTATTCCATGATGAAAGATTATTACCAAGGAATGATTACGAAGCAAACCGAGAAGATTGTGTTGAAAAAAGTGTAA
- a CDS encoding DUF3857 domain-containing protein — MKKSKVFLVLFILFSFVKINAQNFELGKVSIAELKEKVHPRDTSAVAAILFKNGKTRFEYTRDKGFVAITEVSMRIKIYKKEGYDWANFTVPYYVGYENYSDDVVTFSNAVTYNLVNGAIVKTKLNSEGSFKKNVNEYWNEATIMLPNVKEGSVIEFKYVLKTENIVKFPVFYFQYKIPVNSAEYTTNIPYFFTYKPIQIGFIDLKVDSKVTDGSLHYDDQYQHSVSLSFNQIKSKYSTENIPALKEESFVDNIRNYQSSLHHELEKTNFPDDKEKNFSKDWDGVAKTIYADKDFGKELEESSYLLDDTRLILKGIDSKEERLAVVFKFVQERMHWNNDNGYYTDKGVKQAYTARTGNVAEINFILISMLKLAGFDANPVLISTKDYGRPVFPNRTGFNYVIAEVNIDGKQILLDATHKYTTQNILPLNVLNWKGRLIKQDGTSQEVELVPTKSSGKNYTLMVKLDKSGGMEGKYRSQLTDYEAYNFRDKYAEMETDNYLEKLENNLNGIRIQGYTIDNKKTNLANPVMQTFAFSTNNHSEIIGDKIYINPMLFFTESHNPFVQEKRKMPINFEYPKFEKYNISYEIPEGYAIESLPKPLKISTEGEELSFSMNVNSQDNKIQIAVIKEINFAVISGDFYGSIKDFYQKMIDKQNEKIVLKRI, encoded by the coding sequence ATGAAAAAAAGCAAAGTGTTTTTGGTATTGTTCATTTTATTTTCTTTCGTAAAGATAAATGCTCAAAACTTTGAATTAGGAAAAGTATCAATTGCAGAATTAAAGGAAAAAGTTCACCCCAGAGACACAAGTGCTGTTGCAGCAATATTATTTAAGAATGGTAAAACTAGATTTGAGTACACTAGGGATAAAGGATTTGTCGCAATTACTGAAGTTTCGATGCGAATTAAAATTTATAAGAAAGAGGGCTATGATTGGGCTAATTTTACGGTACCGTATTATGTAGGGTATGAAAATTATAGTGATGATGTTGTCACATTTTCCAATGCTGTAACCTATAATCTGGTAAATGGTGCGATTGTAAAAACTAAACTCAATAGTGAAGGCAGTTTTAAGAAAAATGTGAATGAATATTGGAATGAAGCAACTATAATGTTGCCAAATGTAAAAGAGGGGTCGGTAATTGAATTTAAATATGTTTTGAAAACGGAAAACATTGTTAAGTTTCCTGTTTTCTATTTTCAATATAAAATTCCAGTAAATTCAGCTGAATATACGACTAATATCCCTTATTTTTTTACGTATAAACCTATTCAGATTGGTTTTATAGATCTTAAAGTCGATTCAAAAGTTACAGATGGAAGTCTTCATTATGATGATCAATATCAACATTCAGTTTCGTTGAGTTTCAATCAGATAAAAAGTAAATATAGTACAGAAAATATTCCAGCATTAAAAGAAGAAAGTTTTGTTGATAATATTCGAAATTACCAATCGTCATTGCATCATGAACTTGAAAAAACAAATTTTCCCGATGATAAAGAGAAAAATTTTTCAAAAGATTGGGATGGCGTAGCCAAAACTATTTATGCAGATAAAGATTTTGGGAAAGAGTTAGAAGAGAGTTCTTATCTTCTAGACGATACTAGATTGATTTTAAAAGGAATTGATTCTAAGGAAGAAAGACTAGCAGTAGTTTTTAAGTTTGTTCAAGAACGGATGCATTGGAACAATGATAATGGATACTACACAGATAAAGGAGTAAAGCAAGCCTATACTGCCAGAACTGGAAATGTTGCCGAAATAAATTTTATACTTATCTCAATGTTAAAACTGGCAGGTTTTGATGCAAATCCAGTACTGATTAGTACAAAAGATTATGGAAGACCGGTTTTTCCTAATAGGACTGGTTTTAATTATGTTATAGCTGAAGTGAATATTGATGGGAAGCAAATTTTATTAGATGCTACTCATAAATACACAACCCAAAATATTTTACCCTTGAATGTTTTAAACTGGAAAGGACGGCTTATTAAGCAAGATGGAACTTCTCAGGAAGTGGAGCTAGTGCCGACAAAGAGTTCAGGTAAAAATTATACGCTGATGGTAAAATTGGATAAATCCGGAGGAATGGAGGGCAAGTATAGATCTCAGTTAACGGATTATGAAGCATACAATTTTAGAGATAAGTATGCAGAAATGGAAACGGACAACTATCTCGAGAAATTAGAAAATAATTTAAACGGAATTAGAATTCAAGGGTATACCATAGATAATAAAAAGACTAATCTTGCTAATCCTGTTATGCAGACTTTTGCTTTTTCAACTAATAATCATTCTGAGATTATTGGAGATAAAATATATATCAACCCAATGTTATTTTTTACGGAATCTCATAATCCTTTCGTTCAAGAAAAAAGAAAGATGCCAATCAATTTTGAATATCCAAAATTTGAAAAATATAATATAAGTTATGAAATTCCAGAGGGTTATGCTATAGAATCGCTTCCTAAACCCTTAAAGATTTCAACAGAAGGTGAAGAGCTGTCCTTCTCTATGAATGTGAATTCGCAAGATAATAAAATACAGATTGCTGTAATCAAAGAGATAAATTTTGCTGTCATTTCAGGTGATTTTTATGGATCAATTAAAGACTTTTATCAAAAAATGATTGACAAGCAAAATGAAAAAATAGTCTTGAAAAGAATATAG
- a CDS encoding nucleotide pyrophosphohydrolase has protein sequence MNLKNAQQDVDTWIKEHGVRYFNELTNMAQLTEEVGEVARIIARRYGEQSEKESDKNKDLGEELADVVFVVLCLANQTGIDLQAAFDKKMDLKSVRDKDRHKNNDKLK, from the coding sequence ATGAATCTAAAAAATGCCCAACAAGACGTAGATACTTGGATCAAAGAACACGGAGTCCGTTATTTTAATGAACTGACTAATATGGCACAGCTTACCGAAGAAGTAGGTGAAGTAGCCCGAATCATTGCGCGCCGTTACGGAGAACAATCCGAAAAAGAAAGCGATAAAAACAAAGACCTTGGCGAAGAATTGGCCGATGTTGTTTTTGTAGTGCTGTGTTTGGCTAATCAGACAGGAATCGATCTGCAGGCCGCCTTTGATAAGAAGATGGATTTGAAATCAGTAAGAGATAAAGACCGCCACAAAAACAACGATAAACTAAAATAA
- the aroA gene encoding 3-phosphoshikimate 1-carboxyvinyltransferase, with amino-acid sequence MNLLVQTSQPDLQDQIAITGSKSETNRLLLLQALFPNITLENTSNSDDSEVMQKALKGNDEIVDIHHAGTAMRFLTAYFAVNEGREVVLTGSQRMTERPIKVLVEALVQLGAKITYENEEGYPPIRIIGQKITAHKVSIPANVSSQYISALLLVAPKLENGIELTLVGEITSVPYIKMTLTLLNDLNIETSFVGNVITVKPKKEVETKVMTVESDWSSASYFFSLVALAKTASVSLTSYKETSLQGDSALVEIYKKLGVSSQFEGDKLTLTKQEGFDYKDITFDLNNTPDIAQTIVVTCLGLGIGCHLTGLHTLKIKETDRLEALRIELTKLGANISVTNDSLTLVATENINPEIRIDTYNDHRMAMAFAPLGLKVPIIINNADVVSKSYPDFWDDLKKLGFLVVQKWSFT; translated from the coding sequence ATGAATTTACTAGTACAGACTTCCCAACCCGATTTACAAGACCAAATTGCAATTACAGGATCCAAAAGTGAAACAAACAGACTTTTGCTGCTTCAAGCATTGTTTCCTAATATCACTTTAGAGAACACTTCAAATTCAGATGACAGTGAGGTAATGCAAAAAGCATTAAAAGGGAATGACGAAATTGTAGATATTCATCATGCAGGAACTGCAATGCGTTTCTTGACTGCTTATTTTGCAGTCAATGAAGGCCGTGAAGTTGTCTTGACAGGATCTCAAAGAATGACCGAACGCCCGATTAAAGTTTTGGTGGAGGCTTTGGTACAATTAGGAGCAAAAATCACGTATGAAAATGAAGAAGGTTATCCGCCTATTCGAATCATTGGACAAAAAATAACGGCTCACAAAGTCAGTATTCCTGCTAATGTGAGCAGTCAATATATATCGGCATTGCTTTTAGTAGCGCCAAAATTAGAAAACGGAATTGAACTGACTTTGGTTGGCGAAATAACTTCTGTTCCGTATATCAAAATGACTTTGACTTTGCTAAATGATTTAAATATTGAAACGAGTTTTGTTGGAAACGTAATAACTGTAAAACCAAAGAAAGAAGTAGAAACCAAAGTAATGACTGTTGAGTCCGATTGGAGTTCAGCTTCCTACTTTTTTAGTTTAGTAGCTTTGGCAAAAACAGCTTCAGTTTCTTTAACGAGTTATAAAGAAACAAGTTTGCAAGGAGATTCGGCTTTGGTTGAAATTTATAAGAAGTTGGGAGTTTCTTCACAGTTTGAAGGAGATAAGCTTACATTGACAAAACAAGAAGGTTTCGATTATAAAGACATCACTTTCGATTTAAACAATACACCAGATATTGCCCAAACTATTGTAGTTACTTGTTTAGGATTAGGAATTGGCTGTCACTTAACAGGCTTGCATACCTTAAAAATTAAAGAAACTGATAGATTGGAAGCACTTCGAATAGAATTGACTAAACTAGGAGCCAATATTTCAGTAACCAACGACAGTTTGACATTGGTGGCAACAGAAAATATTAACCCAGAGATAAGAATTGATACTTATAACGACCACAGAATGGCGATGGCTTTTGCTCCGCTAGGACTAAAAGTTCCAATTATTATCAATAATGCTGATGTTGTATCAAAATCATATCCAGATTTTTGGGATGATTTAAAAAAATTAGGCTTTTTAGTTGTTCAAAAGTGGTCATTTACCTAG